The Erigeron canadensis isolate Cc75 chromosome 4, C_canadensis_v1, whole genome shotgun sequence genome window below encodes:
- the LOC122596669 gene encoding DNA-directed RNA polymerase II subunit RPB2-like, translating to MDIGGEKEECEHQNSSDEITQEDAWAVISCYFEEKGLVHQQLDSFNDFIQCSMQDIVDQSAVVDIRSESFPHHPETICKIRFGQTYLSKPIMTEPDGGTTTLFPNAARLRNLTYSAPLYVDVTKTTIKKGHDGEEVTETQDFSQVFIGKIPIMLRSSYCMLYQNSEKDLAELGECPYDQGGYFIINGSEKVLIAQETMATNHVYVFKKRQPNKYAYVAEVRSMAESQNRPPSTMFVRMLARTSAKGGSSGQYIRATLPYIRTEIPIVIVFRALGFVADKDILEHICYDFADTQMMELLRPSLEEAFVIQNQQVALDYIGKRGVTVGVTKEKRIKYARDILQKEMLPHVGVEESCETTKAYYFGYIIHHLLLCALGRRAEDDRDHYGNKRLDLAGPLLGGLFRMLFKKLTRDAREYAQKCLDKGKDVDLYLAIKAKTITSGLKYALATGNWGQANTAGTRTGVSQVLNRLTYVSTLSHLRRLNSPIGREGKLAKPRQLHNSQWGMMCPAETPEGQACGLVKNHALMTHITVGSATYPIIELLEDYGKEDFEEISPAVIPQATKIFVNGRWVGIHRDPDMLVRTLRSLRRRVDVNTEVGVVRDIRLQELRIYTDYGRCSRPLFIVEKQRLLIKKKDIQKLQQRETPEDGGWHDLVSNGFIEYIDTEEEETTMIAMTINDLVSARINPDESYSDTYTHCEIHPSLILGVCASIIPFPDHNQSPRNTYQSAMGKQAMGIYVTNFQLRMDTLAYVLYYPQKPLVTTRAMEHSHFRQLPAGINAIVAISCYSGYNQEDSVIMNQSSIDRGFFRSLFFRSYRDEEKKTVTLGKERFGKPDRADTMGMRPDAHYSELDHDGLASPGTQVGGEDVIIGKTTSLVQDDAQGMASRYTDRDHSTSLRHSETGTVDQVMLTTNANGLKFVKVRVRSVRIPQIGDKFSSRHGQKGTVGMTYTQEDMPWTVEGITPDIIVNPHAIPSRMTIGQLIECIMGKVAAHMGKEGDATPFTDVTVDNISRALHKCGYQMRGFETMYNGHTGRRLPAMIFLGPTYYQRLKHMVDDKIHSRGRGPVQILTRQPAEGRSRDGGLRFGEMERDCMIAHGAAHFLKERLFDQSDAYRVHVCEHCGLIAIANLKKSSFECRSCRNKTDIVQVHIPYACKLLFQELMSMAIAPRMLTKDAQQAKDSKKKGA from the exons ACCATCTGTAAGATCAGGTTTGGTCAGACATATCTGAGTAAACCGATAATGACAGAGCCAGATGGTGGAACCACCACATTGTTTCCAAATGCAGCAAGGCTAAGAAATTTAACGTACTCTGCACCATTGTACGTTGATGTAACAAAAACGACTATAAAGAAAGGACATGATGGCGAAGAAGTCACCGAAACTCAAGATTTTAGTCAAGTTTTCATTGGAAAG ATTCCTATAATGCTGCGTTCGAGCTACTGTATGCTATACCAGAATTCAGAAAAGGACCTGGCTGAGCTCGGAGAGTGCCCATATGATCAAGGAGGATATTTTATAATCAATGGGAGTGAAAAGGTTCTAATTGCTCAAGAAACTATGGCCACCAATCATGTCTATGTGTTTAAAAAGAGACAACCCAATAAATATGCTTATGTGGCTGAAGTTCGTTCAATGGCAGAATCTCAGAATAGGCCACCGAGTACCATGTTTGTACGGATGCTTGCTCGAACTAGTGCCAAAGGG GGTTCTTCTGGTCAATATATTCGTGCTACACTTCCATATATCCGAACTGAGATTCCTATCGTTATTGTGTTTCGAGCACTGGGATTCGTTGCTGATAAAGATATATTAGAACACATTTGCTATGATTTTGCTGATACTCAGATGATGGAGTTGCTGCGCCCTTCATTAGAAGAAGCTTTTGTGATACAAAATCAacaa GTGGCGCTCGATTACATTGGAAAAAGAGGTGTCACTGTTGGTGTCACAAAAGAGAAGAGAATAAA GTACGCACGTgatattcttcaaaaagaaatgCTTCCTCATGTAGGGGTTGAAGAGAGTTGTGAAACTACGAAAGCATACTATTTCGG ATACATCATCCACCATCTATTGTTATGTGCTCTTGGCCGGAGGGCCGAGGATGACAGAGATCATTATGGAAATAAGAGGCTTGATCTTGCCGGTCCTCTGCTTGGAGGCCTATTTAGAATG CTCTTTAAAAAGTTAACAAGAGATGCAAGAGAATATGCACAGAAG TGTTTAGACAAGGGGAAGGATGTTGATTTGTACCTTGCTATTAAAGCAAAAACGATAACCAGTGGGCTTAAATATGCACTAGCTACTGGGAATTGGGGGCAGGCAAATACTGCTGGAACAAGGACTGGTGTTTCACAG GTGTTGAATCGTTTGACTTATGTATCTACACTGTCACATTTACGTAGACTCAACTCTCCTATTGGGCGTGAAG GAAAGTTGGCAAAACCGAGACAGCTGCATAACTCGCAATGGGGAATGATGTGTCCTGCAGAAACTCCCGAAGGACAG GCATGTGGGCTAGTGAAAAATCATGCATTGATGACACACATAACAGTTGGATCAGCCACATATCCAATTATTGAACTTTTGGAAGACTACGGTAAAGAAGATTTTGAG GAAATTTCTCCTGCTGTTATCCCACAAGCTACAAAAATCTTTGTCAACGGTCGTTGGGTAGGAATCCACCGTGATCCCGACATGTTAGTTAGAACTCTGAGGAGTTTAAGAAGGCGG GTTGATGTGAACACTGAAGTTGGAGTTGTCCGGGATATTCGTTTGCAAGAACTTCGAATTTATACCGATTATGGCCGTTGTAGTCGTCCCCTGTTCATTGTTGAGAAGCAAAgactattaattaaaaagaaagacatCCAAAAGTTGCAACAAAGG GAAACCCCAGAAGATGGTGGTTGGCATGATCTTGTATCAAATGGTTTCATCGAGTACATTGATACTGAAGAAGAAGAGACTACTATGATTGCCATGACCATTAAT GATCTTGTAAGCGCCAGGATAAATCCAGACGAGTCTTATTCTGACACTTATACCCATTGTGAAATCCATCCATCATTGATCTTGGGTGTTTGTGCCTCCATTATACCATTTCCTGACCACAATCAG TCTCCACGTAATACCTATCAGTCAGCCATGGGTAAGCAAGCGATGGGGATCTATGTCACCAACTTCCAGCTCCGTATG GATACGTTGGCATACGTTCTCTACTATCCGCAGAAACCTCTTGTAACAACTCGAGCGATGGAGCACTCTCACTTCCGACAGCTCCCAGCTGGCATT AACGCAATTGTGGCAATTTCGTGTTATTCTGGATATAATCAAGAAGATTCAGTTATCATGAACCAGTCGTCAATCGACCGTGGTTTCTTCAGATCACTTTTTTTCCGTTCATATAG GGATGAAGAAAAGAAGACGGTGACACTTGGGAAAGAACGTTTTGGTAAACCTGATAGAGCTGACACCATG GGTATGAGGCCTGATGCTCACTATAGTGAGTTGGATCATGATGGTCTAGCTTCTCCT GGAACACAAGTTGGAGGTGAGGATGTGATAATCGGGAAAACAACTTCGCTTGTGCAGGATGATGCTCAGGGGATGGCCTCTCGTTACACTGATCGTGATCACAGCACAAGCTTACGTCACAGTGAAACTGGAACTGTTGATCAG GTAATGCTGACAACAAATGCTAATGGGTTAAAGTTTGTGAAAGTGAGAGTGAGATCTGTAAGGATACCCCAAATTGGAGATAAGTTCAGTAGTAGACATGGGCAAAAGGGAACTGTGGGTATGACTTACACACAAGAAGACATGCCATGGACTGTGGAAGGCATCACCCCTGATATTATTGTCAATCCTCATGCTATCCCTTCTCGTATGACAATTGGTCAACTTATTGAGTGTATCATGGGGAAGGTTGCAGCACATATGGGCAAAGAAGGAGATGCTACTCCGTTCACAGACGTTACT GTGGATAATATCAGTAGGGCACTTCATAAGTGTGGTTACCAGATGCGTGGGTTTGAGACTATGTACAATGGCCATACAGGGCGAAGGCTTCCGGCTATGATATTCCTTGGGCCGACTTACTACCAACGATTAAAGCATATGGTGGACGATAAGATTCATTCACGTGGACGTGGTCCTGTTCAGATCCTGACTCGGCAGCCTGCTGAGGGACGGTCACGTGATGGCGGGCTTCGGTTTGGAGAGATGGAACGAGACTGTATGATTGCTCATGGTGCTGCTCATTTTCTTAAAGAAAGACTCTTTGACCAGAGTGATGCGTATAGGGTTCATGTCTGTGAGCATTGTGGTCTGATTGCCATTGCTAATCTCAAAAAGAGTTCTTTTGAGTGCAGAAGCTGCAGAAACAAAACTGATATCGTTCAG GTGCATATTCCATACGCATGTAAACTGCTGTTTCAAGAGCTCATGTCCATGGCGATTGCACCTAGAATGCTTACAAAAGATGCCCAACAAGCTAAAGACAGCAAGAAGAAAGGCGCTTGA